TCGTTGCACTTCTGTAACCCGGTACAGGAGGTCAGACTGTTGTGACGGAGTTAAAAAGGACATCTCTTCAGTTTCTAAAAGATGCTGTGACCGTTGAAACCAGTATTCCAAATCCTCCAGCAACGGTTCTAATATCGCTTTGAGGAGGTCTGATTCTTCGGGCAAGTTGGGACTGATCATGGATTGTTTGATGAAGACTTGACTTAAAACAATATTAACACTCTTTACAATTCTTAATATTTTTCTTAACGAAAGTTTTAGGAGTTATGTGGAACAGGCATCTTGCCTGTTCAATTTCAGTCATCGGTCAACCGTCAACCGTCAACAACTCCTATCTTCTGTACAATTGAATCAAGAAACTTTTATTGTAGAGTTGTAATCTTAATCGATGTCTATAGCAGAGTCCGATGGTTCTCAAGAGCCATTAGAGAAAAAAGTCCATTTGCCAAAAACCAGTGAATCTGAAGCCTTAAAGCGGATTCGCCATACTGCTTCCCACGTTATGGCAATGGCAGTACAAAAACTGTTTCCCAAGGCACAAGTTACCATTGGCCCTTGGATTGAAAATGGGTTTTATTATGACTTTGATAGTCCTGAACCCTTTACTGAGAAGGATTTGAAAGCCATTCACAAAGAAATGGTTAAGATTATCAAGCGTAAACTTCCGGTAATTCGAGAAGAAGTCAGTCGGGAAGACGCCCAAGCACGAATTCAGAAACTTGGAGAACCTTATAAACTGGAAATCCTCGAAGGCTTACAGGAACCCATTACCTTATATCATTTAGGAGATCAATGGTGGGATTTGTGTGCAGGGCCCCACGTTGAAAATACCTCTGAGATTGACCATAATGCCATTGAACTTGAAAGTGTAGCCGGGGCTTATTGGCGAGGAGATGAAACCAAAGCTCAACTGCAACGGATTTATGGGACAGCGTGGGAAACTCCCGAACAATTAGCGGAATATAAACGCCGGAAGGAAGAAGCCCTCCGACGTGACCATCGCCGCTTAGGAAAAGAGTTAGGATTATTTATTTTTTCTGATTTAGTCGGGCCAGGATTACCCTTATGGACACCGAAAGGAACTTTATTACGTAGTACCTTAGAGGATTTCCTCAAACAAGAACAAATCAAGCGGGGTTATTTGGGTGTCACGACTCCCCATATTGGTCGAGTCGATTTATTTAAAACATCGGGACATTGGCAGAAGTATAAAGAAGATATGTTTCCGATGATGGCTGAGGACAGCGAAGCGGAGGAAAAGGAACAAGGGTTTGTCCTTAAACCGATGAACTGTCCTTTTCATATCCAAATCTATAAGAGTGAATTACGTTCCTATCGAGAACTTCCCATGCGGTTAGCGGAGTTTGGGACAGTCTATCGTTATGAACAATCAGGAGAATTAGGGGGGTTAACTCGTGTTCGAGGGTTTACCGTCGATGACTCCCATTTATTCGTCACTCCTGAACAGTTGGAAGATGAATTTATCAAAGTTGTGGATTTGATTCTCTCTGTATTTAGAAGTCTACAACTCAAGAACTTTAAAGCGAGATTAAGTTTCCGTGACCCGAATTCTGACAAATATATCGGGTCGGATGAGGTTTGGGATAAATCCGAATCAGCCATTCGTCGGGCGGTGGAAACCTTGGGAATGAACTATTTTGAGGGAATTGGAGAAGCTGCATTTTATGGCCCCAAATTAGACTTTATTTTCCAAGATGCCTTAGACCGGGAATGGCAGTTGGGAACAGTTCAGGTGGACTACAATTTACCCGAACGTTTTGACTTAGAATATGTAGCCGAAGATGGCAGTCGTCAACGTCCGGTGATGATACACCGTGCGCCCTTTGGCTCTCTGGAACGATTAGTGGGAATATTAATAGAGGAATATGCCGGGGATTTCCCGTTATGGTTAGCCCCAGTCCAGTTCCGGCTCTTACCCGTCAGTCAAGATTTCTTACCCTTTGCCCAAGAAATTGCCCTGAAATTACGGTCTGTTGGCGTTCGTGCCGAAGCGG
The sequence above is a segment of the Planktothrix tepida PCC 9214 genome. Coding sequences within it:
- a CDS encoding DUF2605 domain-containing protein, giving the protein MISPNLPEESDLLKAILEPLLEDLEYWFQRSQHLLETEEMSFLTPSQQSDLLYRVTEVQREVRVAKTLFQATGGQVGIEMAVLIPWHQLLTECWQVATRFRIEQANPAKN
- the thrS gene encoding threonine--tRNA ligase, which encodes MSIAESDGSQEPLEKKVHLPKTSESEALKRIRHTASHVMAMAVQKLFPKAQVTIGPWIENGFYYDFDSPEPFTEKDLKAIHKEMVKIIKRKLPVIREEVSREDAQARIQKLGEPYKLEILEGLQEPITLYHLGDQWWDLCAGPHVENTSEIDHNAIELESVAGAYWRGDETKAQLQRIYGTAWETPEQLAEYKRRKEEALRRDHRRLGKELGLFIFSDLVGPGLPLWTPKGTLLRSTLEDFLKQEQIKRGYLGVTTPHIGRVDLFKTSGHWQKYKEDMFPMMAEDSEAEEKEQGFVLKPMNCPFHIQIYKSELRSYRELPMRLAEFGTVYRYEQSGELGGLTRVRGFTVDDSHLFVTPEQLEDEFIKVVDLILSVFRSLQLKNFKARLSFRDPNSDKYIGSDEVWDKSESAIRRAVETLGMNYFEGIGEAAFYGPKLDFIFQDALDREWQLGTVQVDYNLPERFDLEYVAEDGSRQRPVMIHRAPFGSLERLVGILIEEYAGDFPLWLAPVQFRLLPVSQDFLPFAQEIALKLRSVGVRAEADASNERLGKLIRNAEKDKIPVMAVVGAKEVESNCLNIRTRANGELGAIPVEDVMTRMQQAISNYSNF